A single genomic interval of Trichoplusia ni isolate ovarian cell line Hi5 unplaced genomic scaffold, tn1 tig00003507, whole genome shotgun sequence harbors:
- the LOC113507943 gene encoding LOW QUALITY PROTEIN: tRNA (guanine(10)-N2)-methyltransferase homolog (The sequence of the model RefSeq protein was modified relative to this genomic sequence to represent the inferred CDS: inserted 1 base in 1 codon; deleted 1 base in 1 codon) translates to CIELWSMAKTEAQLHSNLRNSLKNSTGSWVVGENGVSGSCDTHLCPKELIEACCSPKKSFKVEVETFCKHFTLKEKVQKIESFEYLPLEGPVKLNKPDITLAYLEFYGDDPNNVPDQPYDVFFGKWIVDGQRDLIQYHSLKKRHFIGNTSMDAQLSLLMSNQAQVKTGDIVLDPFVGSGSLLVSAAHFGAYVWGSDIDFMMLHGRTRPTRVGQKMRAKEESVRGNMRQYGTESSYLDVLVSDFSLPLWKQGFKFDAIVTDPPYGVRXPTEKIGIERDNYKLSDEHLVNHIPSKVEYGLQQLYGDLLNFAATHLEIGRRLVCWYPLVREDYHEDQLPSHPCLSLVANSEQVLSKLTARRLLTYEKVHDDVPQPAARY, encoded by the exons TGTATAGAACTATGGTCTATGGCAAAAACCGAAGCGCAGTTACATTCAAACTTAAGAAATTCCCTCAAAAACTCAACAGGGAGTTGGGTGGTTGGTGAAAATGGTGTTAGTGGAAGCTGTGATACACATTTATGTCCTAAAGAACTAATAGAAGCGTGTTGTTCTCCTAAGAAATCTTTTAAAGTAGAAGTCGAAACTTTCTgcaaacattttactttaaaagaaaaagttcagAAAATTGAG TCATTTGAGTACTTACCTCTAGAAGGGCCGGTGAAGCTAAACAAACCTGATATAACCCTAGCTTACCTGGAGTTCTATGGTGATGACCCCAACAATGTGCCTGATCAACCATATGATGTCTTCTTTGGAAAATGG ATAGTAGACGGGCAGCGCGACCTCATCCAGTACCACTCGCTGAAGAAGCGGCACTTCATAGGCAACACTAGTATGGACGCGCAGCTCTCCCTGCTCATGTCTAACCAGGCGCAAGTGAAGACGGGAGACATTGTACTCGACCCCTTTGTTGGGTCGGGATCTCTGCTGGTGTCTGCTGCTCATTTTGGAg CTTACGTGTGGGGCTCCGACATCGACTTCATGATGCTGCACGGGCGCACGCGGCCAACTCGAGTCGGACAAAAG ATGCGTGCCAAAGAGGAGAGCGTTAGGGGTAACATGAGGCAATACGGAACTGAATCTTCTTACCTAGACGTGTTAGTGAGTGATTTCTCACTACCGTTATGGAAACAAGGATTCAAGTTCGAC GCAATTGTCACGGATC CGCCCTACGGCGTCA GACCCACAGAGAAGATAGGCATCGAGCGTGATAACTACAAGCTCTCCGACGAGCACCTGGTCAACCACATCCCCTCGAAGGTGGAGTACGGGCTGCAGCAGCTGTACGGAGACCTGCTGAACTTTGCCGCGACACATCTCGAGATCGGAAGGAGATTGGTCTGCTGGTATCCGCTTGTTAG GGAAGATTACCATGAAGACCAGTTACCGTCGCACCCGTGCCTGTCGCTCGTGGCCAACTCCGAGCAGGTGTTGTCCAAGCTGACGGCGCGGAGACTGCTGACCTACGAGAAGGTGCATGACGACGTGCCCCAGCCAGCCGCTCGATACTAA
- the LOC113507945 gene encoding LOW QUALITY PROTEIN: ER membrane protein complex subunit 2-A-like (The sequence of the model RefSeq protein was modified relative to this genomic sequence to represent the inferred CDS: inserted 1 base in 1 codon), producing MSYNFEELSFSEAKDLLRKWRENNERRSDDVIELWTSVISDNVAKLGNEKHLVLEQVMYAALDCHAYHIAVMCTCMLSYEFPNSMRVLRYDAAYNEAKEAYGEALETLDKIIKADETNAAARKQRVAVLXSQGLINEAIKELVDYLKKFMSDVEAWQELCTLYSRQGEYARAAFCAEELLLHQPHNHLMHQRLADIRYTMGGVENMELAKSYYCQALKLNPDNMRALLGLFLTTNNLLSHYKSAGNAGKRKEVWKLCQWAQSGAARRQGQTRAPSAAAAPDLTQAMLALAIQD from the exons ATGTCGTACAATTTTGAGGAGTTGTCTTTTAGTG AGGCAAAGGACCTCCTTCGTAAGTGGAGAGAGAATAATGAAAGAAGGAGTGATGATGTGATTGAGCTGTGGACCTCTGTCATCAGTGATAATGTTGCTAAGCTCGGCAATGAAA AGCACCTGGTATTAGAACAAGTCATGTATGCAGCTCTTGACTGCCATGCTTACCATATCGCCGTCATGTGTACCTGCATGTTGTCGTATGAGTTCCCAAACAGTATGCGTGTCTTACGGTACGACGCCGCATACAATGAGGCTAAGGAAGC gtatGGTGAAGCTTTAGAGACGTTGGATAAGATAATTAAAGCCGATGAGACTAACGCGGCGGCACGGAAGCAGCGCGTCGCCGTCC AGTCGCAGGGACTCATCAACGAGGCTATTAAGGAACTAGTTGATTATCTCAAGAA GTTCATGTCGGACGTGGAGGCCTGGCAGGAGCTGTGCACGCTGTACTCGCGGCAGGGCGAGTACGCGCGCGCCGCCTTCTGCGCCGAGGAGCTGCTGCTGCACCAGCCACACAACCATCTCATGCATCAGCGGCTGGCTGACATACGATACACCATG GGCGGTGTTGAAAATATGGAGTTAGCTAAATCGTACTATTGTCAAGCTTTGAAACTGAACCCCGACAACATGAGGGCCTTACTGGGATTATTCTTA ACGACAAACAACCTGCTGTCGCACTACAAGTCCGCAGGCAACGCGGGCAAGCGCAAGGAGGTGTGGAAGCTGTGCCAGTGGGCGCAgtcgggcgcggcgcggcgccagGGACAGACGCGCGCGCcttccgccgccgccgcgcccgacCTCACGCAGGCCATGCTCGCGCTCGCCATACAAGACTGA